A stretch of DNA from Microbacterium saperdae:
GCTGCGACGTGTGTGGCCCGACATCTGGATCCGAATTCTGCGCCGATCGGTTCGGCACGGATCCCCTGAAAACTTCGCCCCTTCCGTTCGGAGGGCGGCTCACTCGTATCCTCCGGTTGTTCCGGGGCGATGCACAAGCCGTGTAAAACAGCGGCTAGATCAACAGAAAGAAGAAACACATGGCCACTGGCACTGTGAAATGGTTCAACGCGGAAAAGGGCTTCGGCTTCATCGCTCCCGATGACGGCTCCGACGACCTGTTCGCCCACTACTCGGCGATCACGGGCTCGGGCTTCAAGGAGCTCCGCGAGAACCAGAAGGTCGAATTCGACGCTGAGCGTGGCCCCAAGGGCATGCAGGCGGCGAACATCCGCGCACTCTGAGCGCGCACTGATCGTCCGGAAGCCGGTCGGGCCCCTCGTGGGTCCGGCCGGCTTCTGCGTTCGCCGGGTGGCGGATGCGGTGAGGGCAGGCTCCGTATGTCCAGACCATGGGCTTATTAGGGATGCCTAACTTTCTGTTAGATTAGGCCAGGCTTACCAAAGCCTCCCCCCCCCCCCGCCACCCTCCGAAGGGAATGCCTGTGCGCACCTCTCGACTTCTCGCTGCCGGCGTCGCCGCGGCGCTCGCCCTCAGCCTCACCGCCTGCGCCTCCGCGTCGACCGGCGAAGACTCCGACGCCGTCGGCAGCAACCCCGCCGATCCTGCCGCCTTCCCGGTCACGGTCGAGCACGTCTACGGCGAGACCACGATCACCGAGAAGCCCGAGCGCATCGCCACGATCGCGTGGGCGAACCACGAGGTGCCGTTGGCCTTCGGGATCGTCCCGGTCGGCATGAGCAAGGCCACCTGGGGCGACGACGACGACAACGGCGTGCTGCCCTGGGTCGAGGAGAAGCTCGACGAGCTGGGCGCCGACACCCCGGTGCTGTTCGACGAGACCGACGGCATCGACTACGAGGCCGTGGCCGACACCGAGCCCGATGTCATCCTCGCCGCATACTCCGGCCTGACGCAGGAGGAGTACGACACCCTCTCCAAGATCGCCCCGGTCGTCGCCTACCCCACGGTCAAGTGGGGAACGACGGTCGACGAGATGATCGAGCTGAACGCCAAGGCCCTCGGCCTGGAGGAAGAGGGCAAAGCCCTGATCGAGGACCTGCGCGTCGACTCCGAGGCCGCCCTCGAAGCCAACAGCATCCTCAAGGACAAGAAGGTCCTGTTCGCCTACGTCGACCCGACCGACCTCAGCCAGGTCGGCTACTACACGGCGATCGACACGCGCCCCGGCTTCCTGCACGACAACCTCGGGCTCCCGCTGCCGTCGATCGTGGAGGAGAACGCGGACAGCGACCAGTTCTACCTCACGGTCAGCTCCGAAGAGGCCGACAAGTTCGCCGACGTCGATGTGTTCGTCACCTACGGCGACGACTCGCTGATCGCGACGCTGCAGGCCGACCCGCTGCTCTCCAAGATCCCGGCCATCGCCGAGGGGCGGATCGCGATCCTCCCGGATGCCACTCCGATCGCGGCATCCGCGAACCCCTCGCCGCTGTCGATCCCGTGGGGTCTGACCGACTACCTGGCCCTGCTGGCCGCGCCGCTCGCCGCGAACTGAGCTCCGGCTCACGCTTCCCGCACGGAACACAGTGGCCACCGTCACCGTCCCCACGCCGGGCACCGCAGATCTGCGGCGCCCGGCGTGGGCGCGCACCCTCTGGCTCCTGATCGGGCTGGGCGTGCTGCTCGTGCTCTGTGTCTTGTCGGTGTGCTTCGGCGTGCGGGCCGTGAGCATCGACGATGTCTTCGCCGCGCTCGGTGGGCAGTCCGACACGCTCGCTCAGGCCGCGATCGTCAAGCGCCTGCCGCGCACGGTGCTCGCCCTCCTGGTCGGTGCGGCTCTCGCGCTCTCGGGAGCGACGATGCAGGCGGTGACGCGCAATCCGATCGCCGACCCCGGCATCCTCGGCGTCTCGAACGGCGCCTCGCTCGCGGTCGTGATCGGCATCGCGTTCCTCGGGCTCTCGAACCCGTACGGTCAGATGGCCCTCGCGATCGTGGGCGCTGCGGTCGCCGCGACATTCGTCTACACGGTCGGATCGCTCGGCCGTGGTGGGGCGACACCGCTCAAGCTCGCCCTCGCGGGAGCGGCCACCTCTGCCGCCTTCGCCTCGCTCATCAGTGCGATCATGCTGCCCCGCGTCGACCTGCTGCAGGCTTTCCAGTCCTGGCAGATCGGCGGCGTCGGCGGTGCCGAATGGCCGCGCATCGCCCTGACCGCACCGGTGCTCGCACTCGGCGCGCTCATCTGCTTCGCGAGCGCCCGCGGCATGAACTCCCTCGCGCTCGGCGACGACATGGCGAAGGGGCTGGGGGAGCACGTCTTCCGCACCCGGCTCATGTCGGCGCTGGGTGCCGTCATCCTCGCCGGCGCCGCGACCGCCATCGCCGGACCGATCGGGTTCGTCGGCCTGGTGATCCCGCACGTCTGCCGCATGCTGATCGGCACCGACCACCGTTGGCTGCTGCCGTTCTCCGCACTCGCCGGAGCGGCGCTGCTGCTCGCGAGCGACATCATCGGGCGCGTGATCGCCCCGTCCTCCGAGGAGATCCAGGTGGGCATCATCACCGCGCTCATCGGCGCCCCGTTCTTCATCTGGATCGTGCGTCGCCAGAAGGTGCGGGAACTGTGAGCACCACGAAGGCCTCGGTCGCGCAGACGACGGCCGCGGACAGCGGAGCGGCGCGCGTCGCGACGATCATCGCGGGTCGTCGTGCCCGCCATCGCCGGCATGGCATCGCGACCATCGTGCTCGGCATCCTGCTGTTCGCGCTCTTCGCCGTCGCGCTCATGGTGGGCAACAAGTTCTACACGCCGGACCAGATCATCCGCGTGATCCTCGGCGAGACCGTCCCCGGCGCCTCCTTCACGGTCGGCGAGCTGCGGCTGCCGCGCGCCGTGCTGGCGGTGCTCGCCGGGCTTGCATTCGGCATCGCGGGCGTGTGCTTCCAGACCCTGCTGCGCAACCCGCTCGCCTCCCCCGACATCATCGGGATCTCCGATGGCGCGGGCGCCGCGGCGGTTGTCGGCATCGTCGTGCTGTCGCTGAACGGCCCCGTCGTCTCGCTGCTGGCGCTCGGCGGTGCGCTCCTGACCGCGGGAGTGATCTACCTGCTCTCGATCAAGGGCGGCTTCGCCGGCACGCGACTGATCCTGATCGGCATCGGCATCGCGGCCATGCTGCAGAGCGTCATCTCGTACATGCTGTCGCGTGCCGCGAGCTGGGACATCCAGACCGCCATGCAGTGGCTCACGGGCAGCCTGAACAATGCGTCCTGGGAGCGGGTGACGCCGCTCGCGATCGCCGCGGCCGTCATCCTGCCGCTGATGCTCACGCAGGGCAGGGCGCTGGGCGCGCTGCAGCTGGGCGACGACTCGGCCTCCGGTCTCGGCGTGCGCGTGAATCGCACGCGCCTGCTCTTCATCCTCGGCGCGGTGGCTCTGCTGGCCTTCGCCACCGCCGCGACCGGGCCCATCGCCTTCGTCGCGTTCATGGCCGGGCCCATCGCCGCCCGCATCACAGGGCCAGGAGCGAACCTGCTGCTGCCCAGCGCCTTCGTCGGCGCGGTGCTGGTGCTCGGCGGCGACCTGATCGGCCAGTTCGCCCTCGGCGCCCGCTACCCGGTCGGCGTCATCACGGGCGTGCTCGGCGCGCCCTATCTGATCTATCTCCTCATCCGCACCAACCGCACGGGGGGCTCGCTATGACCGTCTCGCACACACTGTCGGCGGAGGGGGTCACCCTCTCCTACGGCGACCGCACCATCATCGACACGCTCGACCTGCAGATCAGCCCCGGCAAGATCACCACGATCGTCGGCGCGAACGGATGCGGCAAGTCGACCCTGCTGCGCTCGCTCGCCCGGCTCCTGTCGCCCAGCGCCGGGCAGGTCGTGCTCGACGGCAAGTCCGTGCACGCGCGTCCGACGAAGGAGGTCGCGCGCATCCTCGGACTGCTGCCGCAGTCGCCCGTCGCGCCCGAGGGCATCGCCGTCGCCGACCTGGTGGGTCGAGGGCGGCATCCGCACCAGAAGGTGCTCGCGCGGTGGAGCGCCCATGACTATGAGGTCGTGGCCGACGCGCTGGCGGCCACCGGGACCACCGAGCTCGCCGACCGCAGCGTCGACGAGTTGTCGGGCGGGCAGCGTCAGCGCGTCTGGATCGCGATGGCGCTCGCGCAGGAGACCGACATCCTGCTGCTCGACGAGCCGACCACGTTCCTCGATGTCGCCCACCAGGTCGAGGTGCTCGACCTGCTCACCGACCTGAGCGTCTCGCGCGGCACGACCATCGTCATGGTGCTGCACGACCTCAACCTCGCCGCGCGCTACGCCGACGAGCTCGTCGCCATGAAGGAAGGACGCGTGCACGCGATCGGCGCTCCGCAGGATGTCGTCACCGCCGCACTCGTCGAAGAGGTCTTCGGCCTCGCCAATCAGATCACCATCGACCCGGTCTCCGGCAAGCCGATGGTCACACCCATCGGGAGGCACCATGTCCGCTGAGACCACCACCGAGCGCCCCACCTACGTGCTCGCCCGCGCCGAGGTGCGCGCCGTGAACCGCGTCTCTCCATCGTTCGTGCGGGTGACCTTCGGCGGCGACGAGCTGTTCGAGTTCGGCACCCCCGGCGAGGTGTTCGACAGCCGCATCAAGCTCATCTTCCCGCCGGCATCCGGTGTGCTCCCGACCCTCGATCGCGAGAACGGCGACTGGTGGGGCTCGTTCCTCGCGGTGCCGGAAGAGGAGCGCGGGTCGATGCGCACCTACTCGGTGCGTTCCCTGCGGGCCGACGAGGCCACGGGTACGGAGGTCGACGTGGACTTCGTGCTGCATCTGGAGCCCGGTCTGACCGGTCCCGCCTCGCGGTGGGCGAGCGCCGCGGCCGTCGGGCAGGAGCTGTACCTGGTCGGTCCGCGTCGTGGAGTGGATGCCGATGCGCACGGTGGTGCGGAGTACGCGCCCGGCACCGCTGCCTCGGTCCTGCTCGCCGGCGATGAGACCGCTGCCCCGGCCATCGCCCGCATCCTCGAGGACGCCCCGAGCGACCTGCGCGGTGTCGCCTTCATCGAAGTGCCGTCCCCCGCCGACATCCTGCGCATCGATGTGCCGTCCGGCGTGGAGGTGCACTGGCTCCCCCGCGACGCCGGTGAGCCGCACGGGCTGCGCCTGATCCCCGCCGTGCTCGCGCACCTGGGTGATGCCGACGCGGCGGACGAGATCCGCGTGAAGGACATCGACACCGAGGACCTGCTCTGGGAGACCCCGGACTACTCCGGGCTGGGCGAGGAGATCGCCGCGGCGGATGCTCCCGCCGAACGCTACTTCTGGATCGCGGGCGAGAGCGGCGTCGTCACGACGCTGCGCCGCCACCTCGTGAAGGACCTCGGCATCGACCGCTCGCAGGTCGCGTTCATGGGGTACTGGCGCCGCGGCGTCGCCATGCGCGGCTGACGCGCCGGCCGCCGCGCTCCTGCCCGCGCGCGAGGAAGGAGATCTCCTGCAACGAAGGACCGTGTCGGGCATCCGGTCCTTCGTTCCGTGAGATCTCCTTCGTCGCGTGCGATCGAGGGGACGCAGGGATCGGCCGAAAATCGGTGGCGGACGAAGACGCTGCGGCGTAGCATCCCCGTGGAATCGTTCGGCGACGAGGAGGCCCCCGATGACGCAGCACACACTCGAGCTCCCAGGTGTCGAGCTCGTCTACGACGTGCATGGACCGCTGCCGACCGCGGAGGGCCGGCCCCCGCTGATGATGATCGGCCAGCCGATGGATGCGAGCGGATTCCAGGCGCAGGTGAGGCTGTTCGAGGATCGCACCGTCGTGACGTACGACCCGCGCGGTCTCGGCCGCAGCATCCGCACAGACGGTGGAGTCACGAACGACCCCGAGATCCAGGCGGAGGACGTCCACGCGATCATCGAGGCGCTCGGTGCCGGACCGGTCGACATGCTCGCGAGCAGCGGCGGCGCGGTGACGGCGCTGGCCCTGGTCGCGCAGCATCCGCACGACGTCGCGACCCTCGTCGCGCACGAGCCGCCGATAGACAGCGTGCTGCCCGACGCGGAAGCCGTGCATCGCGCCCGCGTCGCCTACACGCAGGTGTATCAGGAGAAAGGGTGGGGCGCCGGGATGGCGGCGTTCGTCGCGATGACGGCGTGGGAGGGCGAGGTCACCGACGAGTTCCTCGCCCGACCGGCCCCCGACCCCGCCGCGTTCGGGATGCCGACAGAGGATGACGGGAGGCGGGACGATCCGCTGCTGTCGGAGCGATCCTGGGCAGTGCCGCTCTATCAGCCGGATCTCGAGGCGCTCGCGGCGGCGCCGACCCGGATCGTGGTCGCGGTCGGCGAGGAGTCTCTGAAGGTCTACACCGGGCGCACCGCGACCGCCTTGGCCGAGCAGCTCGGCCAGCAGCCCACGGTCTTCCCCAGTCACCACGGCGGGTTCATGAGCGGCGAGTTCGGCTATGCCGGGCAGCCCGAGGCCTTCGCGGCGAAGCTCCGCGAGGTGCTCGACCGATCGTCGGGGCGCGGCGAATGAGGCGCGGTCGACCCTGCCTGTCGTCAGCCGTCGCACGCACCGAAGGAGATCTCACGGAATGAAGGACTGATTTCGGCATCCGATCCTTCGTTCCGTGCGATCTCCTGCAGGGCGTGAGCTCGTGGGCGGCGGCGAGGGCGGAGTCTTCCTCCTCCCGCGGAGCACAGACGACCGCCCCGGGCCAGGAGAGATTCTCGGGGCCCGGGGCGGTGTCCGGATCACTTGCTCAGGAAGTCCTTCAGTGCGGCGTTGACCTCGTCGGCGTGAGTCCAGAGCAGACCGTGCGGCGCGCCCTCGACCTCGACGTACTCGGCCGCGGGTACCGCCTGGTGGAAGCGGCGCGCGGTGGCGTCGATCGGGAGGATGTTGTCCTTCGTGCCGTGCAGGATCAGCGTGGGCTTCGCGGCAGCCGCCACGGCCTCGACGTCGGCGCGGAAGTCCTCGATCCAGGAGGAGACGACCGCGTAGGCGGCGACGGGCGCGCTGCCGATCGCGACGTTCCAGCTGCCGGTGACGGCCTCCTGGCTGATGCGCGAGCCGAGGTTCTCGTCGAGGTTGTAGAAGTTCTGGTAGAAGTCGGTGAACCACGCGAAGCGGTCCCCCTTGGCTGCGGCTTCGATGCCGTCGAAGACCTCCTGCGGCACGCCTTCGGGGTTGTCGTCGCGCTGCACCAGGAACGGTTCGAGGGAGGCGAGGAAGGCGAGCTTCGCGACGCGCTCGTGGCCGTAGCGCGACACGTAGCGGGCGAGTTCTCCGGTGCCCATCGAGAAGCCGACGAGC
This window harbors:
- a CDS encoding FecCD family ABC transporter permease; translation: MATVTVPTPGTADLRRPAWARTLWLLIGLGVLLVLCVLSVCFGVRAVSIDDVFAALGGQSDTLAQAAIVKRLPRTVLALLVGAALALSGATMQAVTRNPIADPGILGVSNGASLAVVIGIAFLGLSNPYGQMALAIVGAAVAATFVYTVGSLGRGGATPLKLALAGAATSAAFASLISAIMLPRVDLLQAFQSWQIGGVGGAEWPRIALTAPVLALGALICFASARGMNSLALGDDMAKGLGEHVFRTRLMSALGAVILAGAATAIAGPIGFVGLVIPHVCRMLIGTDHRWLLPFSALAGAALLLASDIIGRVIAPSSEEIQVGIITALIGAPFFIWIVRRQKVREL
- a CDS encoding alpha/beta fold hydrolase, whose amino-acid sequence is MTQHTLELPGVELVYDVHGPLPTAEGRPPLMMIGQPMDASGFQAQVRLFEDRTVVTYDPRGLGRSIRTDGGVTNDPEIQAEDVHAIIEALGAGPVDMLASSGGAVTALALVAQHPHDVATLVAHEPPIDSVLPDAEAVHRARVAYTQVYQEKGWGAGMAAFVAMTAWEGEVTDEFLARPAPDPAAFGMPTEDDGRRDDPLLSERSWAVPLYQPDLEALAAAPTRIVVAVGEESLKVYTGRTATALAEQLGQQPTVFPSHHGGFMSGEFGYAGQPEAFAAKLREVLDRSSGRGE
- a CDS encoding cold-shock protein; protein product: MATGTVKWFNAEKGFGFIAPDDGSDDLFAHYSAITGSGFKELRENQKVEFDAERGPKGMQAANIRAL
- a CDS encoding iron-siderophore ABC transporter substrate-binding protein, with the protein product MRTSRLLAAGVAAALALSLTACASASTGEDSDAVGSNPADPAAFPVTVEHVYGETTITEKPERIATIAWANHEVPLAFGIVPVGMSKATWGDDDDNGVLPWVEEKLDELGADTPVLFDETDGIDYEAVADTEPDVILAAYSGLTQEEYDTLSKIAPVVAYPTVKWGTTVDEMIELNAKALGLEEEGKALIEDLRVDSEAALEANSILKDKKVLFAYVDPTDLSQVGYYTAIDTRPGFLHDNLGLPLPSIVEENADSDQFYLTVSSEEADKFADVDVFVTYGDDSLIATLQADPLLSKIPAIAEGRIAILPDATPIAASANPSPLSIPWGLTDYLALLAAPLAAN
- a CDS encoding ABC transporter ATP-binding protein: MTVSHTLSAEGVTLSYGDRTIIDTLDLQISPGKITTIVGANGCGKSTLLRSLARLLSPSAGQVVLDGKSVHARPTKEVARILGLLPQSPVAPEGIAVADLVGRGRHPHQKVLARWSAHDYEVVADALAATGTTELADRSVDELSGGQRQRVWIAMALAQETDILLLDEPTTFLDVAHQVEVLDLLTDLSVSRGTTIVMVLHDLNLAARYADELVAMKEGRVHAIGAPQDVVTAALVEEVFGLANQITIDPVSGKPMVTPIGRHHVR
- a CDS encoding siderophore-interacting protein; its protein translation is MSAETTTERPTYVLARAEVRAVNRVSPSFVRVTFGGDELFEFGTPGEVFDSRIKLIFPPASGVLPTLDRENGDWWGSFLAVPEEERGSMRTYSVRSLRADEATGTEVDVDFVLHLEPGLTGPASRWASAAAVGQELYLVGPRRGVDADAHGGAEYAPGTAASVLLAGDETAAPAIARILEDAPSDLRGVAFIEVPSPADILRIDVPSGVEVHWLPRDAGEPHGLRLIPAVLAHLGDADAADEIRVKDIDTEDLLWETPDYSGLGEEIAAADAPAERYFWIAGESGVVTTLRRHLVKDLGIDRSQVAFMGYWRRGVAMRG
- a CDS encoding FecCD family ABC transporter permease, translated to MSTTKASVAQTTAADSGAARVATIIAGRRARHRRHGIATIVLGILLFALFAVALMVGNKFYTPDQIIRVILGETVPGASFTVGELRLPRAVLAVLAGLAFGIAGVCFQTLLRNPLASPDIIGISDGAGAAAVVGIVVLSLNGPVVSLLALGGALLTAGVIYLLSIKGGFAGTRLILIGIGIAAMLQSVISYMLSRAASWDIQTAMQWLTGSLNNASWERVTPLAIAAAVILPLMLTQGRALGALQLGDDSASGLGVRVNRTRLLFILGAVALLAFATAATGPIAFVAFMAGPIAARITGPGANLLLPSAFVGAVLVLGGDLIGQFALGARYPVGVITGVLGAPYLIYLLIRTNRTGGSL
- a CDS encoding alpha/beta fold hydrolase, with the protein product MGYITVGNENSTPIELYYEDQGAGQPVVLIHGYPLDGHSWERQTRELLAQGYRVITYDRRGFGQSSKVNAGYDYDTFAADLHTVLETLDLRDVVLVGFSMGTGELARYVSRYGHERVAKLAFLASLEPFLVQRDDNPEGVPQEVFDGIEAAAKGDRFAWFTDFYQNFYNLDENLGSRISQEAVTGSWNVAIGSAPVAAYAVVSSWIEDFRADVEAVAAAAKPTLILHGTKDNILPIDATARRFHQAVPAAEYVEVEGAPHGLLWTHADEVNAALKDFLSK